The following coding sequences are from one Achromobacter sp. B7 window:
- a CDS encoding YbdK family carboxylate-amine ligase, translated as MEPIPFISSAPNTLGIELELQLIDPRSFDLTAASDELLAQMANHPIADRVKPEITRSMIELNSSVHEHPMGLLAEMREMRDALVEAADAVGVSVAGGGAHPFMRWQERSISDTPRFQYLAEMYGYLARQFTVFGQHIHLGVQSGDDSIKLLRRLSPYVPHFIALSASSPYCEGVDTLFSCSRLNAVNSFPLAGHMPPEVKDWYQFEAHLAQLRAYGLAESIKDLYWDIRPKPEFGTVEIRVCDTPLTVERACQIAAFAQALAVLLMREDDPSDNAWLSYRSNHFQACRFGLQGSYVTPDGQRLRLMDHLRALFQRLMPVAEELGTGDMIAALRDDAMRSGNDARWLRSQFHRLRDLPLMVDAMTHAWRGDAPAAAPAEPTAVLRRRIRANSEPMQPLSASEPGVSVPLPERLH; from the coding sequence ATGGAACCGATCCCGTTCATTTCGTCGGCCCCCAACACCCTGGGCATCGAACTAGAGTTGCAACTGATCGACCCCCGCAGTTTTGACCTGACCGCAGCCTCTGATGAGCTGCTGGCCCAAATGGCCAATCACCCCATTGCCGACCGCGTCAAACCCGAGATCACGCGGTCCATGATCGAACTGAATTCTTCGGTGCACGAGCACCCCATGGGCCTGTTGGCCGAAATGCGCGAAATGCGCGATGCGCTGGTCGAGGCGGCCGATGCGGTCGGTGTGTCCGTCGCCGGCGGCGGCGCCCACCCCTTCATGCGCTGGCAAGAGCGTTCCATTTCCGACACCCCGCGTTTCCAGTATTTGGCCGAAATGTACGGTTACCTGGCGCGTCAATTTACGGTGTTCGGCCAGCACATCCACCTGGGCGTTCAAAGCGGCGACGACTCCATCAAGTTGCTGCGTCGCCTGTCGCCCTACGTGCCGCACTTCATCGCATTGTCGGCCTCATCGCCTTACTGCGAGGGGGTGGACACGCTGTTCTCCTGCTCGCGCTTGAACGCCGTCAACAGCTTTCCGCTTGCCGGCCACATGCCGCCCGAGGTCAAGGACTGGTATCAGTTCGAGGCCCATCTGGCGCAGTTGCGCGCCTATGGCTTGGCCGAGAGCATCAAGGACCTGTATTGGGACATCCGCCCCAAGCCGGAATTCGGCACGGTTGAAATCCGCGTCTGCGATACGCCGTTGACCGTTGAGCGCGCTTGCCAGATCGCCGCGTTCGCGCAGGCCCTGGCCGTGCTGCTGATGCGCGAGGACGACCCTAGCGACAACGCCTGGCTGTCCTACCGCAGCAACCATTTCCAGGCTTGCCGCTTTGGCCTGCAAGGTAGCTACGTGACGCCGGACGGCCAGCGTCTGCGCCTGATGGATCACCTGCGTGCGCTGTTCCAACGCCTGATGCCGGTGGCGGAAGAGCTGGGCACGGGCGACATGATCGCCGCGCTGCGCGACGATGCCATGCGCAGCGGCAACGATGCGCGCTGGCTGCGTAGCCAGTTCCATCGCCTGCGCGACCTGCCTCTGATGGTGGACGCCATGACGCACGCCTGGCGCGGTGATGCGCCCGCTGCGGCGCCGGCTGAACCCACGGCGGTGCTGCGCCGTCGCATCCGGGCAAATTCCGAGCCGATGCAGCCCTTGTCCGCATCGGAACCGGGCGTCAGCGTGCCGTTGCCGGAACGCTTGCACTGA